A region from the Streptomyces lydicus genome encodes:
- a CDS encoding aldo/keto reductase, whose translation MTATHTPRNRQSLGSLSVSPLSLGGNVFGWTADESESFAVLDAYVAGGGNFIDTADVYSAWVPGNKGGESETVLGNWLASRGNRDDVVIATKVGAHPDYKGLSAATIKSAVDLSLSRLRTDYIDLYYTHYDDESVEVGEFLTALDDLVRAGKVREIAASNISAKRLEESLAFSAREGVARYVALQPHYNLVSRDTYEGELADAAARHGLAAVPYYALASGFLTGKYRPGTTVDSARSGGAAQYADTDRGRRVLQALDTVSAAHEAEPATVALAWLAAQPTVAAPIASARTVEQLPALLAVGDLALTEAELALLNEASA comes from the coding sequence ATGACCGCGACACACACCCCCCGAAATCGTCAGTCCCTCGGCTCCCTCTCGGTCTCCCCGCTGTCCCTCGGCGGCAACGTCTTCGGCTGGACGGCCGACGAGAGCGAATCCTTCGCCGTCCTCGACGCCTACGTCGCGGGCGGTGGCAACTTCATCGACACCGCCGACGTCTACTCGGCCTGGGTCCCCGGCAACAAGGGCGGCGAATCAGAGACCGTCCTCGGCAACTGGCTGGCCTCCCGCGGCAACCGCGACGATGTCGTCATCGCCACCAAGGTCGGTGCCCACCCGGACTACAAGGGTCTGTCGGCCGCCACCATCAAGTCCGCGGTCGACCTCTCCCTCTCCCGTCTGCGCACCGACTACATCGACCTCTACTACACCCACTACGACGATGAATCGGTCGAGGTCGGGGAGTTCCTCACCGCCCTCGACGACCTCGTCCGGGCCGGCAAGGTCCGTGAGATCGCCGCGTCCAACATCTCGGCGAAGCGCCTGGAGGAGTCCCTGGCCTTCTCCGCCCGCGAGGGCGTGGCCCGCTACGTCGCCCTCCAGCCGCACTACAACCTGGTCTCCCGCGACACCTACGAGGGCGAACTCGCCGACGCGGCCGCCCGCCACGGCCTCGCCGCGGTCCCGTATTACGCCCTCGCCTCCGGCTTCCTGACCGGCAAGTACCGCCCGGGAACCACCGTCGACAGCGCCCGCTCCGGCGGCGCGGCCCAGTACGCCGACACCGACCGCGGCCGACGCGTCCTCCAGGCCCTCGACACCGTCTCCGCCGCCCACGAGGCCGAGCCCGCCACCGTCGCCCTCGCCTGGCTCGCCGCCCAGCCCACCGTCGCGGCCCCCATCGCCAGCGCCCGGACGGTGGAGCAGCTGCCGGCCTTGCTGGCGGTGGGCGACCTGGCTCTTACGGAGGCCGAACTGGCGCTTCTGAACGAGGCTTCTGCCTGA
- a CDS encoding ESX-1 secretion-associated protein translates to MDGRISTFATRAENVDDAFGVMAESTEVLSQYVEMTRHTVTSLRQLSAGLRHYAAGLEHTVASYQGADSAQAQRFGGK, encoded by the coding sequence TTGGACGGCCGTATCAGCACCTTCGCCACCCGTGCGGAGAACGTGGACGACGCCTTCGGCGTGATGGCCGAGTCCACCGAGGTCCTTTCCCAGTACGTGGAGATGACCCGCCACACGGTGACGTCCCTGCGGCAGCTGAGTGCCGGGCTGCGGCACTACGCCGCGGGTCTTGAGCACACCGTTGCCTCCTATCAGGGAGCCGATTCCGCGCAGGCGCAGCGGTTCGGGGGGAAGTGA
- a CDS encoding DUF6339 family protein, which produces MRRFEESSPAASDAWLAPRLHYTLRLTRAEATESALWNFLALCVAPDFVQWRWGRPKDGERREVGQASRFCGPWFSQCFSRLWWAAEIFRDGKDYGPAETACRNQDVLNTYLRQELVTYRPAAQAVARMLERDVVRTGRQLNALTQGAYAASATKIYEALAPDDLQDFGALQDWIDSRDGAVAAPDDRLPVGPDDGGVSEQSVETLVKWFEELLSVVRVRGQKGEEPATKPPATGGVSLDKPGVSP; this is translated from the coding sequence ATGCGCCGATTCGAGGAGAGTTCGCCGGCCGCCTCGGACGCATGGCTCGCGCCGCGTCTCCACTACACGTTGCGTCTCACCAGGGCGGAGGCCACCGAGTCGGCCTTGTGGAATTTCCTCGCGCTGTGCGTGGCACCGGACTTCGTGCAATGGCGTTGGGGCAGGCCGAAGGACGGCGAGCGCCGCGAGGTGGGACAGGCGTCCCGCTTCTGCGGCCCGTGGTTCAGCCAGTGTTTCTCGCGGCTGTGGTGGGCGGCCGAGATCTTTCGGGACGGCAAGGACTACGGACCCGCCGAGACCGCCTGCCGGAACCAGGACGTGCTGAACACCTACCTGCGGCAGGAACTGGTCACGTATCGACCGGCTGCCCAGGCCGTGGCCCGCATGCTGGAGCGTGACGTGGTGCGGACCGGACGGCAGCTCAATGCGCTCACCCAGGGCGCCTACGCGGCATCGGCCACCAAGATCTACGAAGCGCTCGCCCCGGACGATCTCCAGGATTTCGGAGCTCTGCAGGACTGGATCGATTCCCGTGACGGGGCCGTCGCCGCGCCCGATGACCGACTGCCGGTGGGGCCGGACGACGGAGGCGTCAGCGAGCAATCGGTCGAGACGCTGGTGAAGTGGTTCGAGGAGCTTCTCTCCGTTGTCAGGGTGCGAGGGCAGAAGGGCGAGGAGCCGGCCACGAAGCCCCCCGCCACCGGCGGCGTCAGCCTCGACAAGCCGGGTGTCAGCCCTTGA
- a CDS encoding DNA cytosine methyltransferase, giving the protein MTSPSSDDSPSESIKVIDLFSGAGGLTTGFHRYVPDGHTSSPFESVAAVEFDTAAASTYAANFPTAQVHAGDIADWDPGDFTDAEVILGGPPCQGFSGLGKEDPDDPRNLLWQEYKRVVEKVSPKIFVMENVDRFLRSPQFKDLQNAVKGGELGNYTLRVKILNSADYGVPQARRRVIVIGTRNDLAPVEHPKASHDRHPERWQQQFESDEPDSPPLPWVAVGPAVFDRTKRMTIKGVDLPDRPGDERSPLGLHKPGPFTTRELHIGRTPKPLSLARYRRIPPGGNRNDLRGEFAEIDGEKVYLSTESWDNHNAGSGDVMGRMHYDRPSVTIRTEPHKPEKGRYLHPTEHRPITYYEAALIQGFPEDFKWHGTKIEIARQIGNAVPIGLAKELARVVHQALKG; this is encoded by the coding sequence ATGACCAGTCCATCCTCCGACGATTCTCCCTCCGAGTCGATCAAGGTGATCGACCTCTTCTCGGGAGCCGGAGGACTCACCACCGGGTTCCACCGGTATGTGCCGGACGGGCACACTTCGTCCCCCTTCGAGTCCGTCGCCGCGGTCGAGTTCGACACGGCCGCCGCCTCGACCTACGCGGCGAACTTCCCCACCGCGCAAGTTCATGCGGGAGATATCGCGGACTGGGACCCGGGTGACTTCACCGATGCGGAAGTGATCTTGGGAGGGCCGCCCTGCCAGGGTTTCTCCGGGTTGGGCAAGGAAGATCCGGACGACCCGCGTAATCTCTTGTGGCAGGAGTACAAGCGGGTGGTCGAGAAGGTCTCGCCGAAGATCTTCGTCATGGAGAACGTCGACCGTTTTCTCCGCTCTCCCCAGTTCAAAGATCTCCAGAACGCCGTCAAGGGTGGGGAGCTGGGCAATTACACCCTCCGCGTCAAGATCTTGAACTCCGCGGACTACGGAGTGCCCCAGGCTCGGCGGCGCGTGATCGTCATTGGCACGCGCAACGACCTGGCACCGGTGGAACACCCCAAGGCGTCCCACGACCGGCACCCCGAGCGGTGGCAGCAGCAGTTCGAATCGGACGAGCCCGACTCGCCGCCGCTGCCCTGGGTCGCGGTCGGCCCCGCGGTCTTCGACCGCACGAAGCGCATGACGATCAAGGGCGTGGACCTGCCCGACCGACCGGGCGACGAACGGTCACCCCTCGGTCTTCACAAGCCCGGTCCGTTCACCACCCGGGAACTCCACATCGGTCGTACGCCGAAGCCGCTGTCGCTCGCCCGCTACCGAAGAATCCCCCCCGGCGGGAACCGCAATGACCTCCGCGGAGAGTTCGCCGAGATCGATGGCGAAAAGGTCTACCTCTCCACCGAGAGCTGGGACAACCACAACGCCGGCTCCGGCGACGTCATGGGGCGTATGCACTACGACCGGCCGTCGGTCACCATCCGCACCGAACCCCACAAGCCGGAGAAGGGTCGGTATCTCCACCCCACGGAGCACCGACCCATCACCTACTACGAAGCCGCCCTGATCCAGGGCTTCCCCGAAGACTTCAAGTGGCACGGCACCAAGATCGAGATCGCCCGGCAGATCGGCAACGCCGTACCGATCGGGCTGGCCAAGGAACTGGCGCGCGTGGTGCACCAGGCTCTCAAGGGCTGA
- a CDS encoding M23 family metallopeptidase codes for MASNRPAPEGPSAYDLDDRGAFAGPGDADNINDGPWEEWNPTEDSVRSVRGKHRVAKQRGGGLARGGTVLGVGVIAAVGAGGMATAEGRPPVPISMPDVGGMDVGGMADDLAEKLPDAKSLPGIGDLISDEGTDSGAGTASASDPGTVSASASGADSAVAGNAAPGAGTDKAAAPATTGPLTRATRTGSGADAGEALRSRILQQADAQQGAAEQEAREAAEHTAFQTAAKAADAHQKSAEKAAAAKKAAELEAKREAEEAARQKAEAARLAELAKNFIAPVSSFTLTASFGQAGDRWAADHTGQDFAAPTGTPVKAVHSGTITQAGWAGSYGYRIVLTLDDGTELWFCHLSSMVKTSGKVSTGEVIGRVGATGNVTGPHLHLEVRPDAGDPIDPMPWLRDHGIKV; via the coding sequence GTGGCGTCCAACAGGCCTGCTCCTGAGGGTCCGTCCGCCTACGACCTCGATGACCGAGGTGCCTTCGCGGGCCCCGGTGATGCGGACAACATCAATGACGGGCCGTGGGAGGAATGGAATCCCACCGAGGATTCCGTCCGCTCGGTCCGCGGCAAGCACCGGGTGGCCAAGCAGCGCGGCGGCGGGCTCGCCCGCGGTGGCACGGTCCTGGGCGTCGGCGTCATCGCCGCGGTCGGTGCCGGCGGAATGGCCACGGCCGAGGGCCGCCCTCCGGTGCCGATCTCGATGCCCGACGTCGGCGGAATGGACGTCGGCGGAATGGCCGACGACCTCGCCGAGAAGTTGCCGGACGCCAAGTCCCTTCCCGGCATCGGTGACCTCATATCGGACGAGGGCACGGATTCGGGCGCGGGCACGGCTTCGGCTTCGGACCCAGGCACGGTTTCGGCCTCGGCCTCGGGCGCGGATTCCGCCGTAGCCGGCAACGCGGCCCCAGGAGCCGGAACGGACAAGGCGGCGGCTCCGGCCACCACCGGGCCCCTCACCCGGGCCACCCGGACGGGTTCGGGCGCGGACGCCGGCGAGGCGCTGCGCAGCCGCATCCTCCAGCAGGCCGACGCGCAGCAGGGTGCCGCCGAGCAGGAGGCCCGCGAGGCCGCCGAGCACACCGCTTTCCAGACGGCCGCCAAGGCAGCCGACGCCCATCAGAAGTCGGCCGAAAAGGCCGCAGCAGCCAAGAAGGCGGCCGAGTTGGAGGCCAAGCGCGAGGCCGAAGAAGCGGCCCGTCAGAAGGCGGAGGCCGCCCGCCTCGCCGAGCTGGCGAAGAACTTCATCGCTCCGGTCTCCTCGTTCACACTCACCGCGAGCTTCGGCCAGGCCGGCGACCGCTGGGCCGCGGACCACACCGGGCAGGACTTCGCCGCGCCGACCGGCACTCCCGTCAAGGCCGTGCACTCCGGCACCATCACCCAGGCCGGCTGGGCCGGCTCGTACGGCTACCGCATCGTCCTCACCCTCGACGACGGCACCGAACTCTGGTTCTGCCATCTGTCCTCGATGGTGAAGACCTCCGGCAAGGTCAGCACGGGCGAGGTCATCGGCCGCGTCGGCGCCACCGGCAATGTCACCGGCCCGCACCTCCATCTGGAGGTGCGCCCCGACGCCGGTGATCCGATAGACCCCATGCCGTGGCTGCGCGATCACGGGATCAAGGTGTGA
- a CDS encoding helix-turn-helix transcriptional regulator — protein MPQDFAEWLEGVLRQRGMSQKALAEMIDVTPAAVNGWVNGRSVPRYEKITLIAAALEVAVEDAVDLRTPGTSSSELEWMFREAPKDGGREGGNAAAFAFAANLEVLAREATQNSLDERLEGGPVVSRFVLHELTGQHLRDFLRALRWDEIEKHLQAAADPSQKVGRVLLDGLHELERTQRLVLLRVDDYNATGLTGPEYEDGRFSRVIRRTLDSGKADTQGGSYGLGKAALWAASRFGLVLVNSTLSQPQNGRWERRMAGRLELPWHAIGTQEFAGPAWFGALDHERENAARSWWGDPETARSLHLERDGSEPGTSFLVIGAYDGSGDAEQLEEMHELLVRGIACNFWASMVGGERSEPLLRASVASWRNGRTVIAEQSIDPHRHEPARSRAVKAFLDGRTVSEITGRDDVLETAVTLKLPREKGTSPADRAAPGTHDAVLLVTPAGDTEVKPDRISYMRATRMVVKSKRIGDLPLGHRSFQAVLLAGAAAGKDSLDTEAAERLLRTAEPPDHNDWVGTEDLTATYVRGAQQRILDFKRDAEQRVREVLRGQEAEQNEDEGPDILKELLRLDPPKAARTQGFPVVHAVEGWLDDQSAWHVRVTVKYPEREDPWVLAPVVRFAGRDGGGTPVRWAELVPEQNCELTKHGNLLFRRGRRGTFSGVTDVSDHPVPAAMSRIEVDVPRAKEAAQ, from the coding sequence GTGCCACAGGATTTTGCCGAGTGGCTCGAGGGGGTGCTGCGGCAACGCGGGATGTCCCAGAAGGCCTTGGCGGAGATGATCGACGTGACGCCGGCCGCCGTGAACGGGTGGGTGAACGGCCGCTCGGTTCCGCGCTACGAGAAGATCACGCTCATCGCGGCTGCGCTCGAAGTGGCGGTCGAGGACGCGGTGGACCTGCGAACGCCCGGAACGTCATCCTCCGAATTGGAGTGGATGTTTCGTGAGGCGCCGAAGGACGGCGGTCGGGAAGGCGGCAACGCCGCTGCGTTCGCCTTTGCGGCGAATCTGGAGGTCCTCGCCCGTGAGGCCACCCAGAACAGCCTCGACGAGCGGCTCGAGGGCGGGCCGGTGGTGTCGCGTTTCGTTCTGCACGAGCTGACCGGGCAGCACCTGCGGGACTTCCTGCGCGCATTGCGCTGGGACGAGATCGAGAAGCACCTGCAGGCGGCGGCCGATCCCAGCCAGAAGGTCGGACGTGTGCTGCTCGACGGCTTGCACGAACTCGAGCGCACGCAGCGGCTCGTCCTGCTACGGGTCGACGACTACAACGCCACGGGTCTTACCGGGCCGGAGTACGAGGACGGCCGGTTCTCGCGAGTGATCCGGCGGACGCTCGACAGCGGCAAGGCCGACACCCAGGGCGGCTCGTACGGCCTGGGGAAGGCGGCGCTGTGGGCGGCGAGCCGGTTCGGTCTCGTGCTGGTGAACAGCACTCTTTCGCAGCCGCAGAACGGGCGCTGGGAACGCAGGATGGCGGGTCGCCTCGAACTCCCCTGGCATGCGATCGGGACCCAGGAATTCGCCGGCCCGGCGTGGTTCGGTGCCCTCGACCACGAGCGCGAGAACGCGGCGCGATCGTGGTGGGGCGACCCGGAAACGGCGCGGAGCCTCCATCTGGAGCGGGACGGTTCCGAGCCGGGCACCTCCTTCTTGGTGATCGGCGCCTATGACGGTTCCGGAGACGCCGAGCAGTTGGAGGAGATGCACGAGCTCCTGGTACGGGGAATCGCGTGCAATTTCTGGGCTTCCATGGTGGGGGGCGAACGGTCCGAGCCCCTGCTGCGGGCGTCGGTCGCCTCGTGGCGCAACGGTCGGACGGTGATCGCGGAGCAGTCGATCGACCCGCATCGTCATGAACCTGCTCGATCCCGCGCGGTCAAGGCGTTCCTCGACGGACGTACGGTGTCGGAGATCACGGGGCGGGACGATGTGCTCGAAACCGCGGTGACGCTCAAACTGCCTCGGGAGAAGGGGACGTCCCCGGCCGATCGGGCGGCACCCGGGACGCACGATGCGGTCCTGCTGGTCACGCCCGCGGGAGACACCGAGGTGAAGCCCGACCGGATCTCCTACATGCGCGCCACGCGCATGGTGGTGAAGAGCAAGAGGATCGGAGACCTCCCCCTCGGACACCGGAGCTTCCAGGCGGTTCTGCTCGCCGGAGCCGCCGCCGGTAAGGACTCTCTCGACACGGAGGCGGCCGAGCGGCTGCTGCGGACCGCGGAACCGCCGGACCACAACGACTGGGTCGGCACCGAGGACCTCACTGCCACCTATGTCCGAGGCGCTCAGCAGCGCATCCTCGATTTCAAGAGGGATGCGGAACAAAGAGTGCGCGAGGTCCTTCGCGGCCAGGAGGCGGAACAGAACGAGGACGAGGGGCCCGACATCCTCAAGGAACTGCTCCGCCTGGATCCGCCCAAGGCGGCGCGTACCCAGGGCTTTCCCGTCGTGCATGCCGTCGAGGGATGGCTCGACGACCAGTCGGCGTGGCATGTCCGTGTGACGGTGAAGTATCCGGAACGGGAGGACCCTTGGGTGCTCGCTCCGGTCGTCCGGTTCGCCGGGCGCGACGGAGGCGGGACTCCGGTCCGCTGGGCGGAACTGGTGCCGGAACAGAATTGTGAATTGACGAAGCACGGAAATCTTCTGTTCCGCAGGGGACGTCGGGGGACCTTCAGCGGAGTGACGGATGTGTCCGATCACCCGGTGCCGGCCGCGATGTCGCGTATCGAAGTGGATGTCCCGCGCGCGAAGGAGGCGGCGCAGTGA
- a CDS encoding PP2C family protein-serine/threonine phosphatase gives MLQDEVRPRDDDGGRPVRRGRRPKLSGLSGRRLVRLLPALLIAGGVVVGVVTPAGYTAAPFFCAAPLIAASVSSLRSTTFTSLTAVLGEIWAVTYRGAIEDYQESVAESAMVLVVALLALGLNRFVRRSDAHLASVRDISEAAQRAVLPTPPERLAGLGVAARYVGARADARIGGDLYAVQDTPHGVRLIVGDVRGKGLEAVEAAVIVIGAFREAAEQETTLEAVAGRLERALQREGGRRAGLDQFEGFTTAVLAEIPANGQSVLRVLNRGHPSPLLLTLDGGLRELVPAAPALPLGMSEVASWPDRSDETFFPAGALLLFFTDGVTEARDLLGRFYQPASRLRGRRFPGPDALLDTLVEDVARHTGGAPADDMALLAVQRPMRA, from the coding sequence ATGCTCCAGGACGAAGTGCGTCCCAGGGATGACGACGGAGGGCGGCCGGTGCGCCGCGGCCGGCGGCCGAAGCTGTCCGGGTTGTCCGGCCGTCGCCTGGTGCGGCTGCTTCCCGCCCTTCTGATTGCCGGCGGCGTGGTCGTCGGTGTCGTCACGCCGGCCGGCTACACGGCCGCGCCCTTCTTCTGCGCCGCCCCGCTGATCGCCGCGTCGGTCTCCTCCCTGCGCAGTACCACCTTCACATCCCTGACCGCCGTGCTCGGCGAGATCTGGGCCGTCACCTATCGGGGTGCCATCGAGGACTACCAGGAGTCCGTGGCGGAGAGCGCCATGGTCCTCGTGGTCGCCCTGCTGGCCCTCGGCCTCAACCGGTTCGTCCGGAGGAGCGATGCCCATCTGGCCTCCGTACGGGACATCTCGGAGGCCGCCCAGCGCGCCGTACTGCCCACGCCCCCCGAACGGCTCGCCGGCCTCGGCGTCGCCGCCCGCTACGTGGGTGCGCGGGCGGATGCCCGGATCGGCGGCGACCTCTATGCGGTGCAGGACACCCCGCACGGCGTACGGCTGATCGTCGGCGACGTGCGGGGCAAGGGGCTGGAGGCGGTGGAGGCAGCGGTGATCGTCATCGGTGCCTTCCGCGAGGCGGCGGAGCAGGAGACGACGCTGGAGGCGGTGGCGGGCCGGCTGGAGCGGGCGCTGCAGCGCGAGGGCGGACGGCGCGCGGGGCTCGACCAGTTCGAGGGGTTCACCACTGCCGTCCTCGCCGAAATCCCCGCCAACGGGCAGTCCGTGCTGCGCGTGCTCAACCGCGGCCATCCGTCTCCGCTGCTGCTCACTCTGGACGGCGGGCTGCGTGAGCTGGTGCCCGCGGCGCCGGCGCTGCCGCTGGGCATGAGCGAGGTGGCGAGCTGGCCGGACCGGTCGGACGAAACGTTCTTCCCGGCCGGCGCCCTGCTGCTGTTCTTCACCGACGGGGTGACCGAGGCCAGGGACCTGCTGGGCCGCTTCTACCAACCGGCGAGCAGACTGCGCGGCCGTCGATTCCCGGGGCCGGACGCCCTCCTGGACACGCTCGTCGAGGATGTCGCACGGCATACGGGCGGCGCACCGGCCGACGATATGGCCCTGTTGGCGGTGCAGCGGCCGATGAGGGCGTAG
- a CDS encoding DUF2332 domain-containing protein, which translates to MAVNLGNTGNTRHVERAAVGAWEVAERYREFSWCQARGRSAAHAELSARISQDPELCDLLSGSLPADGAQQPELLLAAVRYLDGPHAELGPRNETAYGRWREWTVRHWDEVRAVIMQRSPRADEPGHCATLLPLLARLPQPLALLEVGTSAGLCLHPDRYRYRYRYLRRYEDDGGSGARLTEAEAEAAAETEAETETEAEAEAGAPESPLVLECRTGWTADELPGRDRMPRIVWRAGIGLDPLDPAAEPDDLRWLQALVWPGDEQRAARLSAAVEAVRAAPRPRLVRGDLLHELPALAAEAPPGATLVIFHSAALADLAPARREEFTHLVRSLLRGRPGGGHWISHEPPSVLPWIPAPALRSPHPDDARLLTLALDERPVALTGPHGESLHRLPGAEDSAEGVAQGRA; encoded by the coding sequence ATGGCCGTCAACCTCGGGAACACCGGGAACACCCGTCACGTCGAGCGCGCCGCTGTCGGCGCCTGGGAGGTGGCGGAGCGGTACCGGGAGTTCTCCTGGTGCCAGGCGCGGGGGCGGTCCGCGGCGCATGCGGAGCTGAGCGCGCGGATCAGCCAGGACCCGGAGCTCTGCGATCTGCTGTCGGGATCGCTGCCGGCCGACGGCGCACAGCAGCCGGAGCTTCTGCTCGCCGCCGTCCGCTATCTCGACGGCCCACACGCCGAGCTGGGGCCGCGCAACGAAACGGCGTACGGCCGCTGGCGCGAGTGGACGGTACGGCACTGGGACGAGGTGCGTGCGGTGATCATGCAGCGCTCGCCCCGGGCCGACGAACCGGGCCACTGCGCGACGCTGCTGCCGCTGCTCGCCCGGCTGCCGCAGCCGCTGGCGCTGCTGGAGGTCGGCACGTCGGCAGGGCTGTGTCTGCATCCCGACCGCTATCGCTATCGCTACCGCTACCTGCGCCGGTACGAGGACGACGGGGGAAGCGGCGCCCGACTCACCGAGGCGGAGGCGGAGGCAGCGGCTGAGACAGAGGCGGAGACAGAGACAGAGGCGGAGGCGGAGGCAGGGGCGCCGGAGAGTCCGCTGGTGCTGGAGTGCCGTACGGGGTGGACGGCCGACGAGCTGCCCGGCCGGGACCGGATGCCGCGGATCGTCTGGCGGGCCGGTATCGGCCTCGACCCGCTCGACCCGGCCGCCGAACCGGACGATCTGCGCTGGCTGCAGGCGCTCGTCTGGCCGGGCGACGAGCAGCGCGCCGCACGGCTGTCCGCGGCCGTCGAGGCGGTGCGGGCGGCGCCGCGGCCACGGCTGGTGCGCGGCGACCTGCTCCACGAGCTGCCCGCGCTCGCCGCCGAGGCGCCGCCCGGGGCGACACTGGTCATCTTCCACAGCGCCGCGCTGGCCGACCTCGCGCCCGCCCGCCGCGAGGAGTTCACGCATCTCGTACGGTCGCTGCTGCGCGGACGGCCCGGCGGCGGGCACTGGATCTCCCACGAGCCCCCGTCCGTCCTGCCTTGGATCCCCGCCCCGGCGCTCCGTTCGCCGCACCCGGATGACGCGCGGCTGCTGACCCTCGCTCTGGACGAGCGCCCGGTCGCGCTCACCGGTCCGCACGGCGAGAGCCTGCACCGGCTCCCGGGGGCGGAGGACTCGGCGGAGGGCGTGGCGCAGGGCCGGGCGTAG
- a CDS encoding WXG100 family type VII secretion target, which produces MADSQHEQQPKIEKSFNLFNPGGDPSVLRACAEAWRHMAHDLKSTVEAQDHEVTRLGDNWTGAAADAFHAHWKHTRSQVEKALPQFATVAHQLDTTADAIQKANDEVHRVVEEVLATVAIGIGLSVLTAGFSDAIAAGAAEAEIAEATAEVTRLGQLLIRVAKEMERVKEAMADSKLLKFAIEFGKNTGANFIGNVGGKLVTGQEITWRTTGQDLQDAAVAGLVGTGITEGAGRIGEKVDKWATSTGQHAAEGAWAPGKAIGAGLEGKNLLGRMATEGVGSAGGQAAADGAEIIFEGEDKDILRDAAFSGAAGATAGGANHAGEKINDGGGEHRATNRNGFPGWQQIPVDGTIYGAGNAANTELGSSD; this is translated from the coding sequence ATGGCCGACTCGCAGCATGAGCAGCAGCCGAAGATCGAGAAGAGCTTCAACCTGTTCAACCCCGGTGGGGATCCGTCCGTCCTGCGCGCCTGTGCCGAGGCGTGGCGCCACATGGCCCATGATCTGAAGAGCACGGTCGAGGCCCAGGACCACGAGGTCACCCGGCTTGGCGACAACTGGACCGGCGCCGCTGCCGACGCCTTCCACGCCCACTGGAAACACACCAGGAGCCAGGTGGAGAAGGCTCTGCCGCAGTTCGCAACCGTGGCGCATCAGCTGGACACCACCGCTGATGCGATCCAGAAGGCCAATGACGAGGTCCACCGCGTGGTCGAGGAGGTCCTTGCGACGGTGGCGATCGGCATCGGACTGTCGGTGCTGACCGCTGGCTTCTCCGACGCCATTGCGGCGGGCGCGGCCGAAGCGGAGATCGCCGAGGCGACGGCGGAGGTCACCCGGCTCGGACAGCTCCTGATCAGGGTTGCCAAGGAGATGGAGAGGGTGAAGGAGGCGATGGCGGACAGCAAGCTGCTCAAGTTCGCCATCGAGTTCGGCAAGAACACCGGCGCCAACTTCATCGGCAATGTCGGCGGGAAGCTCGTCACCGGCCAGGAGATCACCTGGAGGACCACGGGGCAGGACCTTCAGGATGCCGCCGTGGCCGGGCTGGTGGGCACGGGGATCACGGAAGGGGCGGGCAGGATCGGGGAGAAAGTGGACAAATGGGCGACCAGTACGGGACAGCATGCTGCTGAAGGAGCGTGGGCTCCCGGCAAGGCCATCGGCGCGGGGCTGGAGGGTAAGAACCTGCTTGGCAGGATGGCCACGGAGGGTGTGGGCAGCGCGGGCGGCCAGGCCGCGGCGGACGGGGCGGAGATCATCTTCGAAGGGGAGGACAAGGACATCCTCCGGGACGCGGCGTTCAGTGGCGCTGCCGGCGCTACCGCCGGCGGCGCAAACCACGCAGGCGAAAAGATCAACGACGGCGGTGGCGAGCACCGTGCAACCAACCGAAACGGGTTCCCCGGTTGGCAGCAGATCCCCGTCGACGGCACCATCTACGGCGCCGGCAACGCCGCCAATACTGAACTGGGCAGCTCTGACTGA